A region of Numenius arquata chromosome 25, bNumArq3.hap1.1, whole genome shotgun sequence DNA encodes the following proteins:
- the NDUFA11 gene encoding NADH dehydrogenase [ubiquinone] 1 alpha subcomplex subunit 11 has product MAGYWDGPEGEECPRRTWLTTRVGAAAGLVGTAYRIILLQPRSALAALQMAAADSVTMATLGAVFGVTTCLSAQVREEPDDPLNYFIGGCATGAVLGARAHSYMTGTTACLGFGITAALMKIGNKEGWRLTGPPKL; this is encoded by the exons ATGGCGGGCTACTGGGACGGCCCCGAGGGCGAGGAGTGCCCGCGCCGCACCTGGCTGACCACCCGTGTGGGCGCCGCCGCGG GTTTGGTCGGGACGGCCTATCGCATCATCCTGCTGCAGCCCCGCTCGGCACTGGCCGCGCTGCAGATGGCCGCCGCGGACAGTGTCACCATGG CTACACTAGGAGCCGTGTTTGGTGTAACTACCTGCCTCAGTGCCCAAGTCCGAGAGGAACCAGATGATCCCTTGAACTATTTCATAGGAGGCTGTGCAACAGGAGCTGTCTTGGGTGCAAGAG cGCACAGTTACATGACGGGTACCACTGCCTGTTTGGGGTTTGGAATTACTGCTGCTCTAATGAAGATAGGTAACAAGGAGGGCTGGAGGCTGACGGGACCTCCCAAGCTGTAA
- the KLHL33 gene encoding kelch-like protein 33, which translates to MWIAEGSTPAQWTLRDGAHARQFLAMADDLRTTGQLVDVAVGPEGDVAHAVVLASISSFFLHFLEGRTRELCQGPPTHVPLPPGATLWGWRAVLAFAYGGIVPQGQEKEVEEAARALGAPRVVAACAPRLESDPQEAGPKPLEEQWETLRAMEQLHASGLGCDLQLQAGDEVIPVQRLALSCSCDFFRALFTCPMREATHDPAAPLATGLSPAELRLLLSFAYTGAVAGPWSMVLEAAETSLRYQAWGLLTLCLDVFTHGLTPEIGLDVLAFAAAYGLAQVGHTAEDYILATFPSVVATPAFLDLPAHLLIRLLRSDGLNVLCELEALEAASRWLMANGDGQEDLTKEVLSSVRFALMSGLELKKVPSVTAGVADPKILRELIIASLAPMAQLPCRVRSLQEVLVVCGGDKLTANLAARKPSTHLWFAHRYLSAVGLVKQVEWRALGHFPDGPRFRHAVAVVGNILYILGGKRYYGVHDTLASVYRYQPMDDSWERLASMSCGRSYFAAVALGDFIYALGGNSGELYCTDTVECYDLASDTWRRCQPLPMALCGHAACALDGALYVSGGSDEAYQCQASLLRYIPGEPAALLAPMNGQRAGHIMEEAGGQLYVAGGLCQRDGQTGYRDQLAFEVYSPKLDVWVLLSPLPHAHVVGGAAVLGGELLVLGGYSHDTYRDTHLIHAYQPGTRRWITRGTLPHAYTDLQACVLTVPPALRGPSCLEDTSISPDTPNNT; encoded by the exons ATGTGGATTGCAGAGGGGTCAACACCAGCCCAGTGGACCCTGCGGGATGGGGCCCACGCCAGACAGTTCCTGGCCATGGCTGATGACCTCCGCACCACAGGACAGCTGGTGGACGTGGCCGTGGGCCCAGAAGGTGACGTGGCCCATGCTGTGGTCCTGGCTTCCAtcagctccttcttcctccacttTCTGGAGGGCAGGACCAGAGAGCTGTGCCAGGGCCCCCCAACCCATGTCCCCCTGCCACCTGGGGCCACACTGTGGGGCTGGCGGGCTGTGCTGGCCTTCGCCTATGGGGGAATTGTGCCCCAGGGccaggagaaggaggtggaggaggctgCCCGGGCCCTGGGGGCTCCCCGGGTGGTGGCTGCCTGTGCCCCACGGCTGGAGAGTGACCCACAGGAGGCGGGTCCCAAGCCGCtggaggagcagtgggagacacTAAGAGCCATGGAACAACTCCATGCCAGCGGCCTAGGCTGTGACCTCCAGCTCCAGGCAGGGGATGAGGTCATCCCAG TTCAGCGCCTGGCCCTGAGCTGCTCCTGTGACTTCTTCCGGGCCCTCTTCACTTGCCCCATGCGGGAGGCCACCCATGACCCTGCCGCCCCGCTGGCCACCGGCCTGTCCCCAGCTGAGCTgcgcctcctcctctccttcgcCTACACAGGGGCTGTGGCAGGGCCATGGTCCATGGTCCTAGAGGCAGCCGAGACCTCCCTGCGCTACCAGGCCTGGGGACtcctcaccctctgcctggaTGTTTTCACCCATGGCCTGACCCCAGAAATTGGCCTGGATGTGCTGGCCTTTGCTGCCGCTTATGGGCTGGCCCAGGTGGGCCACACAGCAGAGGACTATATCTTGGCCACCTTCCCCAGCGTGGTGGCCACACCAGCCTTCCTGGATCTTCCTGCACACCTTCTCATCCGCCTCCTCCGCTCTGACGGTCTCAATGTCCTCTGTGAACTGGAGGCCTTGGAAGCAGCATCCCGGTGGCTTATGGCCAATGGAGATGGCCAAGAGGATCTAACCAAGGAAGTCCTGTCATCTGTTCGCTTTGCTCTCATGTCTGGCTTGGAGCTGAAGAAGGTCCCATCAGTTACTGCAGGGGTAGCTGACCCAAAGATCCTCCGTGAGCTCATCATAGCAAGTTTGGCTCCCATGGCCCAGCTGCCATGCCGAGTGCGTTCCTTGCAAGAGGTGCTGGTGGTTTGTGGTGGAGACAAACTGACAGCCAACCTGGCTGCCCGGAAGCCCAGCACACACCTCTGGTTTGCCCACCGCTACCTCAGTGCTGTGGGGCTAGTGAAGCAGGTGGAGTGGCGGGCACTGGGGCACTTTCCTGATGGCCCACGCTTCCGCCATGCTGTAGCTGTGGTGGGCAACATCCTCTACATCCTTGGTGGAAAACGCTACTACGGGGTCCATGACACCCTGGCCAGTGTCTACAG GTATCAGCCTATGGACGACTCCTGGGAGCGCCTGGCCAGCATGTCCTGTGGGAGGAGCTACTTTGCCGCTGTGGCACTTGGGGATTTCATCTATGCCCTGGGCGGCAACTCGGGAGAGCTCTACTGCACTGACACTGTGGAGTGCTATGACCTGgccagcgacacctggag GAGGTGCCAGCCCTTGCCGATGGCTCTGTGTGGGCACGCGGCGTGTGCCCTGGATGGTGCCCTCTACGTGTCAGGGGGGAGTGATGAGGCATACCAGTGCCAGGCATCCTTGCTGCGCTACATCCCAGGTGAACCTGCCGCACTTCTGGCCCCCATGAATGGCCAGCGAGCTGGCCACATCATGGAGGAGGCAGGCGGGCAGCTCTATGTGGCGGGGGGACTGTGCCAGCGGGATGGGCAGACTGGTTACAGGGACCAACTGGCCTTTGAGGTCTACAGCCCCAAGCTGGACGTCTGGGTCCTCctcagccccctgccccatgcccATGTAGTTGGGGGCGCAGCTGTGCTGGGTGGGGAACTGCTTGTACTGGGAGGGTACAGTCATGACACCTACCGGGACACCCACTTGATCCATGCCTACCAGCCAGGCACCCGGCGCTGGATCACCCGGGGCACCTTGCCCCATGCCTATACTGACCTCCAGGCTTGTGTCCTCACTGTACCCCCTGCCTTGCGTGGCCCCAGCTGCCTTGAGGACACCTCAATATCACCTGACACCCCCAATAATACTTAG
- the GP1BA gene encoding platelet glycoprotein Ib alpha chain: MRVLALLLLILPALLPPASPTDPGQPCPSEMNKVKDLLEVNCTGQALSVVPPDLPMDTGILLLSANRLVSLSMATFLPLTQLQDLDLSDNGLVALHTGSMLLSLRELILSRNVLGALPALQGLPALTRLAVAHNSLSALAPGAFLSVQRLQDLDLRGNQLRTLPQEAFVGLRALKELDLSDNLLEELPKELLQGLQKLETLWLSGNRLQTLPTGFFPEGHLFAYVFLTENPWHCDCDLYYLRHWILENEGSVYQPERGLEKTKVEVAPQKVLCHSPPEHQRKPVIRFKLNCRNVGDVDEDEEDEYDDVEETMAKATTITFSPPHPSIPKEQTTIPHAVTWPPLTTRRPHLGSALTPSTLLATPASTRAPNTTSPVPASPTIAPTQPPGTAAVLTAAPASTPHRSTTLASTTSLPTTVSTRPPSTSSRPQTTLTTGTTNTNATLMVSTGLFSTTSTAVPSTTMQEASSVVRSSSPLTLTTPIVSTTMLSTHAPARLDTTGFTQPAPSPPPLPLCPHYTLGLAVPMLHSRAGGEGPQWGQWVLRHCCLLHWGLYLASLALLVLTMLALAGWVVWMCLMGWPSWHKFLQTQEVQYPLLMWRESTGNPVMHPSIFKSPLQRPTFCTIKEVELCPEVTYCTIKDLGIQRGHSASSSFCTTKELWVHHSPLNASFKSFSRKLMVTNLGSLRTPSAYSLDRGDKAIGGVRVKYAGNTL, from the coding sequence ATGCGGGTtcttgccctgctcctgctcatcctcccggccctgctgcccccagccagccccaccgACCCAGGCCAGCCCTGCCCGTCGGAGATGAACAAGGTCAAGGACCTGCTGGAGGTGAACTGCACAGGGCAAGCCCTCAGCGTAGTGCCCCCAGACCTGCCCATGGACACCGGCATCCTGCTGCTCAGTGCCAACCGCCTGGTGTCCCTCTCCATGGCCACGTTCCTGCCTctcacccagctgcaggacctcGACCTGTCTGACAACGGGCTGGTGGCCCTGCACACGGGGTCCATGTTGTTGTCCCTGAGGGAGCTGATCCTCTCCCGCAACGTGctgggggctctgcctgccctgcagggCCTGCCCGCGCTCACACGCCTGGCCGTGGCCCACAACAGCCTGTCGGCACTGGCCCCAGGGGCTTTCCTCTCTGTGCAACGGCTGCAGGACCTGGACCTGCGAGGGAACCAGCTGCGGACGCTGCCCCAGGAGGCCTTTGTGGGACTGAGGGCACTCAAGGAGTTGGACCTCTCAGACAACCTCCTGGAGGAACTCCCCAAGGAGCTGCTGCAGGGTCTGCAAAAGCTGGAGACTCTCTGGCTCTCAGGGAACCGCCTGCAGACTCTGCCCACCGGCTTCTTCCCCGAGGGGCACCTCTTCGCGTATGTCTTCCTCACTGAGAACCCCTGGCACTGCGACTGTGACCTGTACTACCTACGGCACTGGATCTTGGAGAATGAAGGCAGTGTCTATCAGCCGGAGCGGggcctggagaagacaaaggtGGAGGTTGCCCCACAGAAGGTGCTGTGCCACAGCCCCCCTGAGCATCAGCGAAAGCCTGTTATCCGCTTCAAGCTCAATTGCCGCAACGTGGGGGATGtggatgaggatgaagaggatGAATATGATGATGTGGAAGAAACGATGGCAAAAGCTACCACAAtcaccttctcccccccccatccatccatccccaaGGAGCAAACTACCATTCCCCATGCTGTTACCTGGCCTCCCCTCACTACTAGAAGACCTCACCTCGGCTCTGCCCTTACTCCAAGCACTTTGCTTGCAACGCCTGCAAGCACCAGAGCTCCCAACACCACCAGTCCTGTGCCGGCCAGTCCCACCATCGCACCCACACAGCCCCCTGGCACTGCTGCCGTTCTCACTGCTGCTCCCGCCAGCACCCCGCACAGATCCACCACGCTTGCCTCCACCACCTCACTGCCAACCACTGTGAGCACCAGAcctcccagcaccagcagccgtCCCCAAACCACCCTCACCACTGGCACTACCAACACTAATGCCACTCTCATGGTGTCCACAGGCCTGTTTTCCACCACCTCCACAGCAGTGCCTTCTACTACCATGCAAGAGGCCTCTTCTGTTGTCAGATCTTCATCTCCTCTGACATTGACCACACCGATTGTCTCCACCACCATGCTTTCCACTCATGCCCCAGCTCGCCTGGACACCACAGGCTTCACCCAGCCTGcaccttcccctccacctctccccCTCTGCCCACACTACACGCTAGGGCTGGCCGTACCCATGCTGCACTCACGGGCAGGTGGGGAGGGTCCACAGTGGGGGCAGTGGGTGCTGAGGCATTGCTGCCTATTGCACTGGGGGCTTTACCTGGCCTCGTTGGCTTTGCTGGTCTTGACCATGCTGGCCCTAGCAGGCTGGGTGGTGTGGATGTGTCTGATGGGATGGCCCTCCTGGCATAAGTTCCTGCAGACCCAGGAGGTACAGTATCCGCTGCTGATGTGGAGGGAGTCAACAGGAAACCCTGTGATGCATCCCAGCATCTTCAAAAGCCCTCTCCAGCGCCCCACATTCTGTACCATCAAGGAAGTAGAGCTGTGTCCTGAGGTCACTTACTGTACAATTAAAGACCTGGGGATACAGCGTGGTCATTCTGCAAGTTCCTCCTTCTGCACCACAAAGGAGCTGTGGGTCCACCACAGTCCTCTAAATGCTTCCTTCAAGTCTTTCTCCAGGAAGCTGATGGTCACAAACCTTGGCTCCCTGAGGACCCCTTCTGCTTACAGCCTGGACAGGGGTGACAAGGCCATTGGTGGTGTCAGAGTGAAATATGCTGGCAACACCTTGTAA
- the BTN1A1 gene encoding butyrophilin subfamily 1 member A1 has protein sequence MLSSFHLCSSLTAFIVYGLVFQVHELQSAPLNVTGSPSPITVAMGEDVVLPCRLSPEQSAREMDVVWFREQFSPFVHRYKGGQDQYGEQMPQYQGRTKLLKDGLSMGSLNLKIFHVQLSDRGNYTCFVHRDSDYDEAVVELKVTASGSAPLIALEQYQGGGIRVACRSAGWYPQPQVLWQDSHGRHLPSLSESVTQDESGLFAAETSIILTRGTNQNLSCSVRHAPRSQEQGSAFYISDPFFQNAHPWMTALGVVLVAVVALLTVAVYLFKIKGKQEKKIAMQEAALRDRDAEIEEQAKELAWRRCAVPIEEVKVILDPDTAHCDLVLSEDCKSVIRQDTRQDIPDIPERFNPWRCVLGREGFTSGRYYWEVEAVDGGGWTVGVSREDVKRKGEIEFKPEEGIWAVGQWAGHFQALTSPNRTLLPEVQTPKRIRVSLDYEEGRVAFFSVDGGIPIFTFPLASFGGIRVHPWVWLGPGTWLKMWP, from the exons ATGCTCTCCAGTTTCCACCTCTGCAGCTCTCTGACGGCGTTTATCGTTTATGGCTTAGTTTTCCAAGTTCACGAGCTGCAGTCAG CTCCGCTTAACGTGAcgggatcccccagccccatcaccgTGGCCATGGGTGAGGATGTGGTGTTGCCCTGCCGCCTCTCCCCGGAGCAGAGCGCGCGGGAGATGGATGTGGTCTGGTTTCGGGAACAGTTCTCGCCCTTTGTGCATCGCTACAAGGGGGGCCAGGACCAGTACGGGGAGCAGATGCCTCAATACCAAGGGCGCACCAAGCTGCTGAAGGACGGCCTCTCCATGGGCAGCCTGAACTTGAAAATTTTCCATGTCCAACTGTCCGACAGAGGGAATTACACCTGCTTTGTTCACCGTGACTCGGATTACGACGAGGCTGTGGTGGAGCTGAAGGTGACAG CCAGCGGCTCTGCCCCGCTCATCGCACTGGAGCAGTACCAGGGCGGGGGGATCCGGGTGGCCTGTCGCTCGGCCGGCTGGTACCCGCAGCCCCAGGTGCTGTGGCAAGATTCTCACGGGCGGCATCTCCCATCCCTCTCGGAAAGCGTTACCCAGGACGAGAGTGGTCTCTTTGCAGCGGAGACCAGCATAATCCTCACCAGAGGCACGAACCAGAACCTCTCCTGCTCGGTCCGACATGCCCCGCGGAGCCAAGAACAGGGATCAGCTTTCTATATATCAG atccCTTTTTCCAAAATGCTCATCCTTGGATGACTGCCCTGGGTGTGGTGCTGGTTGCTGTGGTCGCACTCCTTACCGTCGCCGTttatctgtttaaaattaaag gaaagcaggagaaaaaaatag cgATGCAGGAGGCAGCACTGC GAGACCGCGATGCAGAAATCG AAGAGCAAGCTAAGGAACTTG catggagAAGATGCGCAGTGCCAATAGAAGAAG TGAAGGTGATTCTGGATCCAGACACAGCCCACTGTGACCTTGTCCTGTCTGAGGATTGCAAAAGTGTGATACGACAAGACACGCGGCAGGACATCCCTGACATCCCGGAGAGATTTAACCCATGGCGCTGTGTGCTGGGCCGTGAAGGCTTCACCTCGGGAAGATACTACTGGGAGGTGGAGGCGGTGGATGGAGGAGGTTGGACTGTGGGGGTCTCCAGAGAAGATGTGAAAAGGAAAGGCGAGATCGAGTTTAAACCAGAGGAGGGCATCTGGGCAGTGGGGCAGTGGGCAGGGCACTTCCAAGCTCTCACATCCCCCAATCGCACTCTGCTTCCTGAAGTCCAGACTCCCAAGCGGATCCGAGTCTCTCTGGATTATGAAGAGGGACGGGTGGCATTTTTCAGTGTTGATGGGGGGATTCCCATCTTCACATTTCCCCTGGCTTCATTTGGGGGAATAAGAGTCCATCCTTGGGTCTGGCTGGGTCCTGGGACATGGCTCAAAATGTGGCCCTGA
- the LOC141475564 gene encoding butyrophilin subfamily 2 member A2-like: METEERESLAHEVEEMSGRADVILDPDTANPFLILAGDQRAVGRGDEWTLLPDNPERFDTEPCVLGSQGFALGRHCWEVEVAQGGDWWAVGVAQESVRRKGVLSFTPQEGIWAVGQWFGQYHAFTDPDWTPLRLACLPRAIQVCLDFTGRQVAFADAENEAPIFAFYLASCPGERLHPWLWVGMDSWLKLCP; the protein is encoded by the exons ATGGAGACAGAAGAGAGGGAGTCCCTGGCCCATGAGGTGGAGGAGATGAGTGGAAGAG ctgATGTGATCCTCGACCCAGACACTGCCAACCCCTTCCTCATCCTGGCTGGTGACCAGAGAGCCGTGGGACGGGGGGACGAGTGGACCTTGCTGCCTGACAACCCCGAGCGGTTTGACACGGAGCCGTGCGTGCTGGGCAGCCAGGGCTTTGCCTTGGGGAGGCACTGCTGGGAGGTGGAGGTGGCCCAGGGGGGAGACTGGTGGGCTGTGGGGGTGGCCCAGGAGTCTGTCAGGAGAAAGGGGGTCCTCAGTTTTACTCCCCAGGAGGGGATCTGGGCTGTAGGGCAGTGGTTTGGACAATATCACGCTTTCACTGACCCTGACTGGACCCCCCTGCGCCTTGCCTGCCTCCCCAGGGCCATCCAGGTCTGCCTGGACTTTACAGGCAGGCAGGTGGCGTTTGCTGATGCTGAAAACGAAGCCCCAATCTTCGCTTTCTACCTGGCTTCATGTCCCGGGGAGAGGCTACACCCATGGCTCTGGGTGGGGATGGACTCGTGGCTCAAGCTGTGCCCCTGA